A region of the Campylobacter subantarcticus LMG 24377 genome:
TTTTAAGCACACTAAAACCGTCTCCCAAAGGAACTTTCACATCTAAAATCCATAAGTCAAAATTTTTCTCATAAGCTTTATCTTGTGCATCTTGTGCATTATCTACTAAAGTAACTATAAAACCTTCTTCTTCTAAAAATTCGCTAACAATTTCCCCTAAATTAATATCATCTTCTAGCAAAAGAATTTGTGTGGCCATTTTTAACCTTTTTATTATTTTTTATTTAAAACATTATATTTTTTTTGTGTAAATTAAATGTGAATTTAGCAGAGTTAAAGCCAAATATTTATAAAATATTAACCATTTTTATAATTTATACTCTTAGGATTTATTATGTTACCTGAATGGGATCAAAAATATAGTATCAATAATGCAAAAATAGACACTCAACACCAAAAACTCTTCGAACTTGCCGCTAAAGCTGAAGAAATTTCTGATAGGCCAATCTACCAAGTAGAACTTAAAAAGCTCATTGCTGAATTTTTCAACTATATTAAAATTCATTTTCAAGATGAAGAAAATTACATGGCTGAAATTAACTATCCTTATTTAAACCAACACAAACTCATGCATAAACAAATCACAAAATCTATGATAAAACTCATACAAAGTATAAAAAGCACTAATGACTTAAAAGAAAAATTATATATAGTAGT
Encoded here:
- a CDS encoding bacteriohemerythrin, producing MLPEWDQKYSINNAKIDTQHQKLFELAAKAEEISDRPIYQVELKKLIAEFFNYIKIHFQDEENYMAEINYPYLNQHKLMHKQITKSMIKLIQSIKSTNDLKEKLYIVVNSWLIEHIIQHDMMIEYWRQSTQVKNTSDTFKEEPQKPKKFLYQCQCEGKTHKVPYDIHLKIQYSKVQFKCKECSANLILCKEKIEI